The nucleotide window CGCCGCCACGACATCGCGTACATTACAGATGGGGAAAAGCATTTCTACAAGCGGCAGGAAGTCATTGATCTGATCAACGTCCTGCGTGTGGTCGAGAATCCGCATGACGCCATCGCCATGACCGGTCTGCTGCGCTCGTCTCTCGGAGGGCTGCCGGATCGCGAAGTGGACGCGCTGTACCAACTGGAGGCCTTCGATTATCGTCAGGCCGAACGGCTGGCTCGATGGGACAGTCCGCACGCCGGGGCTATGCGGGATTTGTATGCAAGATTGTTGTCGCTCCATCAGGCGGCGCCGCGGGTTCCGCTGCCGGATGCGATGGAGCTGGTCTTTTCCTCGCTGCCAGTGCTGGAGCTGGCGGCGGCCTCACTCCACGGCGAGCAGGCGGTGGCGAATCTACTGAAAGTCCGGCAGATGGCCGCCGAGGTGGCTGCGCGGCCGCAGGTCACGCTCTCGGCTTTTGTGGAGTTGATGATTGCGCGGTTGGACGAGCAGCCGGATGAAGCCGAGAGTGCGCTGGCAGAAGATTCGTTGGACGCGGTGCGTGTGCTGACAATTCACAAGGCGAAGGGGTTGGAATTTCCCGTGGTCGTGCTGCCGGGATTCCATCATGGTGCCGGGCGAGGGCGCGAACTTCCGCTGGTGGCCTATGACTGGGCGACGGGGGTCTATGGCCTCAACTGGGAGGGGCGCTGCAACGCGGGTGCGGTGCTGGTGAACGAAAAAGTCCGGCTACGGGAAGAGGCCGAGCGGCGCCGGCTCTTCTACGTCGGCATGACCCGCGCGCGGGAACGGCTCGTGTTGTCCGGTGGCTGGCCTAGTCAGCAGGCGAAGGGGACGTTCTTCAGTCTGCTGCGTGAGGCGGCCACGGGTGAGCTCGGCGCAGACGATCTAGACGCAGTACAGATCGGTCCGGTACCACTGGCGCAGACGGTGGTCATGGCGGGGGACCGTGCGCCGAAGCGCCGGCGGGCGGTGCCGACCCGGCTGCGGGCTTCGCCTGAGTGGCCGGCGCTAGCCAAGCGGTGGGCGCAGCGTGATGCCGCGTGGGAGGCAATCCGGACCACGCCGGTACATCTGACGCCCACCTCGCTGCGCGTCGAGAAAAACCAGCCGGTTGGGGTTCGCTCAGCCGGGACTGGGGAGCGGAGCCGTCTCGTTGGCACTCTGGCGCATTGCGTGCTGCAATGCTGGCAGTTCGATCAGCCGGCAGATCAGTTGGCCGCTCATCTCCAAGCGGTCTGTACGCAGCTTGAGGACAAGTGGCGGGGATGCCAGGAGGAATTGATGGGCGAACTGCGCGAGATGTTCGAGACATTTCTAGGGTCCGACGTCTACGGCGATCTGCAGCGGGCTGAGATCATCGGCCGCGAAGTACCGTTCCTCATGCCGTGGGAAGGCAATGGGCCGGGGGGTATGGACCACGGGGCAGATCATGCTCAGGCTAATTTCCCCCTATCGTCTATCGCCTATCACCCATCGCCTGTCCCCTCCGTCATGGAAGGCGTCATCGACGTGCTCTATCGGCTTGACGGCCGCGTGCGAGTTGCCGATTACAAGACGGATCAGGTAGAAGATAGCGAGCTGGTAGCCCGCGTTGCCACTTACGCGCCGCAGGTGCAGGTTTATCGGGCTGCCGTATCGAAGTGCCTGGGGCTTGCTGATGTCGGGGCGGATATTATCTTTTTGCGACACGGAACATCGGTGTCATTGTAAGTGGAGGAGCGATGCGCAATGATTAGAACGCTTGTCGTGCTGGTGCTGCTCGGTGTGTTTGTGAGCGGGTGCGCTAGCGGTGAAGGCGGGCGTCGGACCCTGGAGCAGGCGCTGCATGCGCCCAAGGGCAGCGTGCCGGCCGCGGATGCCGCCAACGAGGCCGGCATCAAGCTCTTCTATAACCGCCAGTGGGACGAAGCCCGGACACAGTTCGAAGTAGCCATCAAGGCCCAGCCGATGCTGGCGCAGGCGCATTACAATCTTGGACTAGTCTTCGACGCGCAGCGCAAGGACAAGGAGGCGCGTAAGCATTTCATCGAAGCCGCCAACCTGGCCCCTGGCGATAAGGATATCTGGAACTCGCCGGCGTTGCGCAGCCACGGCAGCTTCTATATCCCAGAAAAAGCCGGGTCGATTTTCTCTGACCCGAAACAGCATCACTGAGCATGCCCGGTCGCAAGCAGGCCCGCTCCTCTGCGATCCCGCCCAGGGAATTCGAGCGGCTGGTCAAGCGGGCGGTTGCGTCCCTGCCTTCTGCCTATCGCCAATATCTGGACAATATCGCCGTGGTCGTTGAGGCGGAACCCTCCCGTAAGGTGCTGGACGACATGGAGCTAGCGTCTGAGGACGATCTACTTGGGCTATACACCGGTATGGCTGAAGGCAAAGAGTCGTTTTTCGATCCGGCTGGCCATCTGCCAGCCCAGGTCGTCATTTATCGGGGGCCGATTCTGCGCCTATGCCGAACGAAGAAGGACGTCATTCAGGAAGTGCAGGACACGGTCGCACATGAAATCGGCCACCATTTTGGTTTGGACGACGACGAGATGCCGTATTAGGAAAAGATGAAGTATGAATGACGAACGATGAAGGTTGGAGGCGCAACGGGAGGGGAATGATTTTCCCCACGCACATCATTCATCGTTCAGACTTTCGCGGTTGCTGCTGATAGCCCCATGCCACCATGAACGCTCCCAAGAAAATCATTGGTCCGCTCAGCAGCTGGCCCATGCTGAAGGGGCCGAGGATGTAGCCCAGGTGGTAATCCGGTTCGCGGAAGAATTCCACCACAAAGCGGCACAGACCGTAGCCAGCGATGAAGGCCCAGAAGATGGTGCCGGGCGGCGTTCGGCGCAGACTGATGAGCCAGAGCCCCCCGAACAGTAGCGCACCTTCTAGACCCGCCTCGTAGAGCTGTGACGGGTGACGGCAGAGACCACCACCTGCTGGAAAGTCCATGCACCAGTCGACGTCCGTGGCCCGTCCATAGAGCTCTCCGTTGATGAAGTTGCCGATGCGGCCTAGTCCCAGGCCGATGGGTGCGCTGAGGGCGGCCAGGTCACCGATAGGAAAGACCGGCTGCCCACGCCGACGGCAGAACCACACGATGGCGACGATTACGCCCAGCAGCCCGCCGTGGAATGACATGCCGCCTTCCCACACGGCGAAAATCTTCAGCGGGTTCTCTACGTAGAACCTGAAATTGTAAAACAGGGTGTAGCCAATTCGTCCACCAAGGAAGACACCGAAGGCAGCGTAGACGATCAGGTCGTAGATCTGATCCTTGGAGAGCGCGACCTGAGAGACGGTCGCGCGGTTGCGGATGAGGAAATAGGCGGCGGTCAGCCCCAGTAGGTACATGAGTCCGTACCAGCGGAAGGCCAGTGGACCCAGGCGGAAAAAGACCGGATCGATAGCGGGGTAGGGAATAGCGTTGAACATCGAGAGCGTGATCACAATGGGCGGCATAGTACGGTGAGGGCCATTGGTTTGGCAAGCATGCAAAAGGGAGCGTTCTCAGCAGTCACTGTGCAGTCTCTAGCGTCAGCAGCTGACGACCGAGTCCTGAACACTAAAGATATCTGCGTGACGACTGCCCGCTGCCTGAAACAGCGCGTGGGACTCTGTTGTAAAGGCTGAACATGGCCGTTTACCTCTGCCC belongs to Nitrospira sp. and includes:
- a CDS encoding tetratricopeptide repeat protein; protein product: MIRTLVVLVLLGVFVSGCASGEGGRRTLEQALHAPKGSVPAADAANEAGIKLFYNRQWDEARTQFEVAIKAQPMLAQAHYNLGLVFDAQRKDKEARKHFIEAANLAPGDKDIWNSPALRSHGSFYIPEKAGSIFSDPKQHH
- a CDS encoding metallopeptidase family protein, giving the protein MPGRKQARSSAIPPREFERLVKRAVASLPSAYRQYLDNIAVVVEAEPSRKVLDDMELASEDDLLGLYTGMAEGKESFFDPAGHLPAQVVIYRGPILRLCRTKKDVIQEVQDTVAHEIGHHFGLDDDEMPY
- a CDS encoding prolipoprotein diacylglyceryl transferase, encoding MPYPAIDPVFFRLGPLAFRWYGLMYLLGLTAAYFLIRNRATVSQVALSKDQIYDLIVYAAFGVFLGGRIGYTLFYNFRFYVENPLKIFAVWEGGMSFHGGLLGVIVAIVWFCRRRGQPVFPIGDLAALSAPIGLGLGRIGNFINGELYGRATDVDWCMDFPAGGGLCRHPSQLYEAGLEGALLFGGLWLISLRRTPPGTIFWAFIAGYGLCRFVVEFFREPDYHLGYILGPFSMGQLLSGPMIFLGAFMVAWGYQQQPRKSER